A genomic window from Streptomyces sp. WMMC940 includes:
- a CDS encoding NYN domain-containing protein — protein MERVDRCVVLVDAGYLLGAAASLLAGEPARSRITVDHAALIQALRERAEADTERPLLRIYWFDGAPDRVPQPEHRRLRVMPRVTVRLGALTRSDGRWAQKGVDAAMHAELTELARNRACSDVVLVTGDGDLLPGLMSAKEHGVAVHLWAVQAADGDYNQSEDLVAEADERRVLDRAWITQAVRAKELSGVCAPPPAPRPEIAAILSAPLPESAPAAAERPEETAGPVAGGNGTAPPAPSAASGTENGAAAPTAHHHTKGVPTPKDLAGLRGPSGQAERHPAAGATLRWSSDKGWIERPGAGAPAEPPEAASLPTLAQLTSAEQRWADREEDITTVGGDPFEVGQVFARRWMERLPDPAHVEKLSGMYPRVPHRIDGELLRYAARFGLLAHKDDQIDEHDRYAIRAGFWREIDVRAAAERAPAGD, from the coding sequence GTGGAACGCGTGGACCGCTGCGTCGTCCTGGTGGACGCCGGCTATCTGCTGGGAGCCGCCGCGAGCCTCCTCGCCGGGGAACCGGCCCGTTCCCGCATCACCGTCGACCACGCCGCCCTCATCCAGGCCCTGCGCGAGCGCGCGGAGGCCGACACCGAACGTCCCCTGCTGCGCATCTACTGGTTCGACGGCGCCCCCGACCGGGTTCCCCAGCCCGAGCACCGCCGCCTCCGGGTCATGCCCCGGGTCACCGTCCGGCTGGGCGCGCTCACCCGCAGCGACGGCCGCTGGGCGCAGAAGGGCGTCGACGCCGCCATGCACGCGGAGCTCACGGAGCTCGCCAGGAACCGGGCCTGTTCGGACGTGGTGCTGGTGACCGGGGACGGCGATCTGCTCCCCGGACTGATGTCCGCGAAGGAGCACGGCGTCGCCGTCCACCTCTGGGCCGTCCAGGCCGCCGACGGCGACTACAACCAGTCGGAGGACCTGGTCGCCGAGGCCGACGAACGCCGCGTCCTCGACCGCGCCTGGATCACCCAGGCGGTGCGCGCCAAGGAACTCAGCGGTGTCTGCGCCCCGCCGCCCGCGCCCCGGCCCGAGATCGCGGCCATCCTCTCCGCCCCGTTGCCCGAGTCGGCGCCGGCCGCCGCGGAACGCCCGGAGGAGACCGCCGGCCCGGTGGCGGGCGGCAACGGCACGGCGCCCCCGGCCCCGTCGGCCGCGAGCGGCACGGAGAACGGCGCCGCCGCGCCCACCGCCCACCACCACACGAAGGGCGTTCCCACCCCCAAGGACCTGGCGGGCCTGCGCGGCCCGTCGGGCCAGGCCGAGCGCCATCCGGCCGCCGGGGCGACCCTGCGCTGGTCCTCCGACAAGGGCTGGATCGAGCGACCGGGCGCCGGTGCGCCCGCCGAGCCCCCGGAGGCGGCGTCCCTGCCCACCCTGGCCCAGCTCACCAGCGCCGAGCAGCGCTGGGCGGACCGCGAGGAGGACATCACCACCGTCGGCGGTGACCCTTTCGAGGTCGGGCAGGTCTTCGCCCGGCGCTGGATGGAGCGGCTGCCGGATCCGGCGCACGTGGAGAAGCTGTCCGGCATGTACCCGCGTGTTCCGCACCGCATCGACGGCGAACTGCTGCGGTACGCGGCCCGGTTCGGGCTGCTCGCGCACAAGGACGACCAGATCGACGAGCACGACCGCTATGCCATCAGGGCCGGATTCTGGCGGGAGATCGATGTCCGAGCGGCCGCGGAACGCGCCCCGGCCGGGGACTAG
- a CDS encoding ABC transporter ATP-binding protein — MCAVRDLVKTYPAARARRGVPATPEVRANDGIGLDVGRGEIFGLLGPNGAGKSTLVRQLTGLMRPDSGTVEVLGHDLVRHPERASRLIGYLGQESTALDELTVALAAETTGRLRGLAARQARAERDTVLEELGLTGLAGRPLKKLSGGQRRLACFAATLVGERPVLVLDEPTTGMDPVARRAVWAAVDRRRAEHEVTVLLVTHNVIEAETVLDRVAVLERGRVIACDTPAGLKERVAGEVRVELVWRERAPLDVPEVAALRPSAQESGRRWVLRLAPDEARAAVAAVTGGEAFSALDDFTLATPSLEDVYLALGGHATKGLVKA, encoded by the coding sequence GTGTGCGCGGTGCGGGATCTGGTCAAGACGTACCCCGCCGCGCGTGCCCGGCGGGGGGTTCCCGCGACCCCCGAGGTGCGTGCCAACGACGGGATCGGCCTCGACGTGGGGCGGGGAGAGATCTTCGGGCTGCTCGGCCCCAACGGCGCCGGCAAGTCGACCCTCGTCCGGCAGCTGACCGGCCTGATGCGCCCGGACTCCGGCACCGTCGAGGTGCTGGGCCACGATCTCGTACGCCACCCCGAGCGGGCGTCGCGGCTCATCGGCTACCTCGGCCAGGAGTCCACCGCCCTCGACGAGCTGACCGTCGCCCTCGCCGCCGAGACCACGGGCCGGCTGCGCGGGCTCGCGGCGCGGCAGGCGCGCGCCGAACGTGACACGGTCCTGGAGGAGCTGGGCCTGACCGGCCTCGCGGGGCGGCCCCTGAAGAAGCTCTCCGGCGGGCAGCGGCGGCTCGCCTGCTTCGCCGCCACTCTGGTGGGGGAGCGTCCGGTACTGGTGCTGGACGAGCCCACCACCGGGATGGACCCGGTCGCGCGGCGGGCGGTCTGGGCCGCGGTCGACCGCCGGCGAGCCGAGCACGAGGTGACCGTCCTCCTCGTCACCCACAACGTCATCGAGGCGGAGACCGTCCTCGACCGGGTCGCCGTGCTGGAGCGGGGAAGGGTGATCGCCTGCGACACGCCCGCCGGGCTCAAGGAGCGCGTCGCCGGCGAGGTCCGGGTGGAACTGGTCTGGCGCGAGCGGGCCCCGCTCGACGTGCCCGAGGTCGCCGCGCTCCGTCCGTCCGCCCAGGAGTCCGGGCGCCGCTGGGTCCTCCGGCTCGCCCCGGACGAGGCCCGCGCGGCCGTGGCCGCCGTGACCGGTGGCGAGGCGTTCTCGGCCCTCGACGACTTCACCCTGGCCACGCCGAGCCTGGAGGACGTGTATCTCGCGCTCGGCGGCCATGCGACGAAAGGGCTGGTGAAGGCGTGA
- a CDS encoding ABC transporter permease, whose translation MSIVPAEAVSARARGAYGARSGDEGGAAPLAPRARLLPALAAVYRAQLSRARVARIPLLFVATFQSVGIMVLMRGVVDGGAEARAVVAGSSVLVVAFVALNLLAQYFGQLRASGGLDHYATLPVPPAAVVLGAAGAYASFTVPGTVVTAVAGSVLFGLPLTHLWVLAAVIPLAGAALAGLGAALGLLAPRQELATLLGQLGMSAALLLGVLPAGRLPGPIAFARDLLPSTYGVEALARTFDFRPHWPTVALDLAVCAAVGVVSLAVATWAYRRAAVR comes from the coding sequence GTGAGCATCGTGCCTGCGGAGGCCGTGTCCGCGCGTGCGCGGGGGGCGTACGGCGCCCGATCCGGCGACGAAGGGGGTGCCGCGCCCCTCGCCCCGCGCGCCCGACTGCTGCCGGCGCTCGCGGCGGTGTACCGGGCCCAGCTGTCCCGGGCCCGTGTCGCGCGGATACCGCTTCTGTTCGTCGCCACGTTCCAGTCCGTCGGGATCATGGTGCTGATGCGCGGGGTGGTCGACGGCGGGGCTGAGGCGCGGGCCGTGGTCGCCGGGTCGTCCGTCCTGGTCGTGGCCTTCGTCGCGCTCAATCTGCTGGCCCAGTACTTCGGCCAGCTTCGTGCCTCCGGTGGTCTGGACCACTACGCGACGCTGCCGGTGCCCCCGGCGGCGGTGGTGCTCGGGGCGGCGGGAGCCTACGCCTCGTTCACCGTGCCGGGAACGGTCGTGACGGCGGTCGCCGGCTCGGTGCTGTTCGGGTTGCCGCTCACCCATCTGTGGGTACTGGCGGCGGTGATCCCGCTCGCGGGCGCCGCGCTGGCCGGGCTGGGCGCGGCGCTCGGGCTGCTCGCGCCACGCCAGGAACTGGCGACGCTCCTCGGCCAGTTGGGCATGTCGGCGGCCCTGCTGCTGGGGGTGCTCCCGGCGGGGCGGCTGCCCGGGCCGATCGCCTTCGCGCGGGACCTGCTGCCGTCCACGTACGGAGTCGAGGCTCTCGCTCGTACGTTCGACTTCCGTCCGCACTGGCCGACGGTCGCGCTGGACCTCGCGGTCTGTGCGGCCGTGGGCGTGGTCTCGCTGGCCGTCGCGACCTGGGCGTACCGGCGGGCCGCGGTCCGCTGA
- a CDS encoding ABC transporter permease has translation MTAPLTPPHRPAPHDSSWNHPNPARHPDGEGLEMRSELRRAAVVLVGVTLAGIVLGLLWLWLAPKVPLISTDKAVFFADTEGEEAAGADGTFVLLALGFGALSAAVTFWFNRRGGIAVVAALALGGVLASALAWGTGYLLGPEQDVVAHARAVGQGVVFDAPLRLRAKGALLAWPITAMVVHLALTALFAPRDPEPEWPPLGPEHQR, from the coding sequence GTGACAGCACCCCTGACGCCGCCCCACCGGCCCGCCCCGCACGACTCGTCCTGGAACCACCCGAACCCCGCGCGGCACCCGGACGGAGAAGGGCTGGAGATGAGGAGCGAACTGCGCCGGGCGGCGGTCGTCCTGGTGGGCGTGACGCTCGCCGGGATCGTGCTCGGTCTGCTGTGGCTGTGGCTGGCTCCGAAGGTCCCGCTGATCTCGACCGACAAGGCGGTCTTCTTCGCGGACACCGAGGGCGAGGAGGCGGCGGGCGCGGACGGTACGTTCGTCCTGCTGGCGCTCGGCTTCGGCGCGCTCAGCGCAGCGGTCACCTTCTGGTTCAACCGTCGCGGGGGCATCGCGGTCGTCGCCGCACTCGCCCTCGGCGGCGTCCTCGCGTCCGCTCTCGCCTGGGGCACGGGCTATCTGCTCGGACCCGAGCAGGACGTCGTCGCCCACGCCCGCGCGGTCGGTCAGGGCGTCGTCTTCGACGCGCCCCTCCGTCTCCGCGCGAAGGGCGCGCTGCTGGCCTGGCCCATCACGGCGATGGTCGTGCATCTCGCGCTCACGGCCCTCTTCGCCCCGCGCGACCCCGAGCCGGAGTGGCCCCCGCTGGGCCCGGAACACCAGCGCTGA
- the ybaK gene encoding Cys-tRNA(Pro) deacylase, whose product MAKKARKQQGGTPATVALTAAGTAFTVHAYAHDPASPSYGEEAAQALGVAPERVFKTLVADVDGELTVAVVPVAGQLDLKALAAAVGGKRASMADPVAAERTTGYVRGGISPLGQRRRLPTVLDASAAAHPTICVSAGRRGLEVELSPADLASLTNAVLAPIGRV is encoded by the coding sequence GTGGCGAAGAAGGCCAGGAAGCAGCAGGGCGGTACGCCGGCGACGGTGGCCCTGACGGCCGCGGGCACGGCGTTCACCGTGCACGCGTACGCACACGACCCGGCGTCCCCGTCGTACGGGGAGGAGGCGGCGCAGGCACTGGGCGTGGCGCCGGAGCGGGTCTTCAAGACGCTCGTCGCCGACGTGGACGGCGAGCTGACGGTCGCCGTCGTACCGGTCGCCGGGCAGCTGGACCTCAAGGCGCTGGCCGCGGCGGTCGGCGGCAAGCGCGCGTCGATGGCCGACCCGGTGGCGGCGGAGCGCACCACGGGCTACGTCCGGGGCGGCATCTCCCCGCTGGGCCAGCGCAGGCGTCTGCCCACGGTGCTGGACGCCTCAGCCGCCGCGCACCCGACGATCTGCGTCTCCGCGGGCCGGCGCGGGCTCGAGGTGGAGCTGTCCCCCGCGGACCTGGCCTCGCTGACGAACGCCGTCCTGGCACCGATCGGGCGCGTGTAG
- a CDS encoding LON peptidase substrate-binding domain-containing protein, which produces MTTARLPLFPLNAVLFPGLVLPLNVFEERYRAMMRELLKTDESEPRRFAVVAIRDGREVAPTAPGMPDQTAQPEKGPAAGFGPDPIQAFHRVGCIADAATIRERADGSFEVLATGTTRVKLLSVDASGPFLTAELEEIPEESGEGAGTLAEGVLRAFRNYQKRLAGARERSLSTASELPDEPSVVSYLVAAAAVLDTPSKQKLLQAPDTATRLREELKLLRSETAVIRHLPSLPAVDLTRSPTSPN; this is translated from the coding sequence GTGACCACCGCTCGCCTGCCTCTCTTCCCGCTCAACGCGGTGCTTTTCCCCGGCCTCGTGCTGCCGCTGAACGTCTTCGAGGAGCGCTATCGCGCCATGATGCGCGAGCTGTTGAAGACCGACGAGTCCGAGCCGCGCCGGTTCGCCGTGGTCGCCATCCGCGACGGCCGCGAGGTCGCTCCGACCGCGCCCGGGATGCCCGACCAGACCGCCCAGCCCGAGAAGGGCCCCGCCGCGGGCTTCGGCCCGGACCCGATCCAGGCGTTCCACCGCGTCGGCTGCATCGCGGACGCCGCGACGATCCGGGAACGCGCCGACGGCAGCTTCGAGGTGCTGGCCACCGGCACGACCCGGGTCAAGCTGCTCTCGGTCGACGCGAGCGGACCGTTTCTGACGGCCGAACTCGAGGAGATCCCGGAGGAGTCGGGGGAGGGCGCGGGCACGCTCGCCGAAGGCGTGCTGCGGGCGTTCCGCAACTATCAGAAGCGGCTGGCCGGGGCCCGGGAGCGCTCGCTGTCGACGGCCTCGGAGCTTCCGGACGAGCCGTCGGTGGTCTCGTACCTGGTCGCCGCCGCCGCCGTGCTCGACACGCCGTCGAAGCAGAAGCTGCTGCAGGCTCCGGACACGGCGACCCGGCTGCGCGAGGAGCTGAAGCTGCTGCGGTCCGAGACCGCGGTGATACGTCATCTGCCGTCGTTGCCCGCGGTCGATCTGACCCGCTCGCCGACGAGCCCGAACTGA
- a CDS encoding oxidoreductase: MTEPQGVDMPNDLTTAERTMWTSFEYGMTCDLREGDALLNDPFSELEWGPGRSVRADVIALLLLSGPPARPGRVCALKLLGAYVTGRLTLAGGTIAPYVELTGCRFESELTLPESRFTTLRLVGCAMPRLEAARLHTEGDLHLPRCRVEQGIRLTDAQIGTDLLINQIRVRPDRHGRAITADGLSVGQDLQAELIETYGEVSLRGAKVGVSLSLRGSRLRAAEGRRALNAPQLTVERTLYLTRAWVDCAGDQGATPPFGLSFDAPGRRSGARERRFECHGGVRLDDGRFGDAVDLHHARFVLSGARREELSLRRIVTPELRFNGERPEQGRVVLNGAKVVTLIDHSTSWPGPGGLAMGGFVYENLVPYSRFPLSRRLEWVAAATPEYQPEPYERLATVLRNSGEDADAREVLLAKQRRRRETLPLAAKLWGYVQDWTVAYGYRPGRAALWMAVLWAAGAVAFSRYAPDAMKPGEHPEWNPSLYALDLLLPVINLGQDGHWRLEGHWQWVAAALVLLGWILATTVAAGASRLLRRS, from the coding sequence TTGACCGAGCCGCAGGGCGTCGACATGCCCAACGATCTCACCACGGCGGAACGCACGATGTGGACCTCGTTCGAGTACGGAATGACGTGCGATCTTCGCGAGGGCGATGCGCTGCTGAACGACCCCTTCTCCGAACTGGAGTGGGGCCCCGGGCGAAGCGTGCGCGCCGATGTGATCGCGCTGCTGCTGCTCAGCGGCCCACCGGCGCGTCCGGGGCGGGTCTGCGCGCTGAAGCTGCTGGGCGCCTACGTGACGGGGAGGCTCACGCTCGCGGGCGGCACCATCGCCCCGTACGTCGAGCTGACGGGGTGCCGTTTCGAGAGCGAGCTGACGCTGCCGGAGTCGCGGTTCACCACGCTTCGGCTGGTGGGGTGCGCGATGCCCCGGCTGGAGGCCGCCCGGCTGCACACCGAGGGCGATCTGCATCTTCCGCGCTGCCGCGTCGAGCAGGGGATACGGCTCACGGACGCGCAGATAGGCACCGATCTGCTGATCAACCAGATCCGGGTGCGGCCGGACCGGCACGGCAGGGCCATCACCGCGGACGGCCTGTCCGTGGGTCAGGATCTGCAGGCCGAGCTGATCGAGACGTACGGGGAGGTCAGTCTGCGCGGCGCGAAGGTCGGCGTGTCGCTGAGCCTGCGCGGAAGCCGGCTGCGGGCGGCCGAGGGCCGGCGCGCGCTGAACGCGCCCCAGCTGACGGTGGAACGCACTCTGTACCTGACGAGGGCGTGGGTGGACTGCGCGGGCGACCAGGGCGCCACTCCCCCGTTCGGCCTCTCCTTCGACGCCCCGGGCCGCCGGTCGGGCGCGCGGGAGCGGCGTTTCGAGTGCCACGGCGGCGTGCGGCTGGACGACGGCCGCTTCGGTGACGCCGTCGACCTCCACCACGCCCGGTTCGTGCTGTCGGGCGCGCGCCGGGAGGAACTGTCGCTGCGCCGGATCGTCACTCCGGAGCTGCGCTTCAACGGGGAGCGGCCGGAACAGGGGCGCGTGGTGCTGAACGGCGCGAAGGTCGTCACGCTCATCGACCACTCGACGAGCTGGCCGGGGCCGGGCGGGCTGGCGATGGGCGGGTTCGTCTACGAGAACCTCGTGCCCTACAGCCGCTTCCCGCTCTCGCGACGGCTGGAGTGGGTCGCCGCGGCCACTCCCGAGTACCAGCCGGAGCCGTACGAGCGGCTGGCGACCGTGCTGCGCAACAGCGGGGAGGACGCGGACGCCCGCGAGGTACTCCTCGCCAAGCAGCGCCGCCGCCGCGAGACACTGCCGCTCGCCGCGAAGCTCTGGGGCTACGTCCAGGACTGGACGGTGGCGTACGGCTACCGTCCGGGCCGCGCGGCACTGTGGATGGCGGTGCTCTGGGCCGCCGGCGCCGTGGCGTTCTCCCGCTACGCGCCCGACGCGATGAAGCCGGGCGAGCATCCCGAGTGGAACCCCTCGCTCTACGCCCTCGACCTGCTCCTGCCGGTGATCAACCTCGGTCAGGACGGCCACTGGCGGCTGGAGGGCCACTGGCAGTGGGTCGCCGCGGCGCTGGTGCTCCTGGGCTGGATACTCGCGACGACGGTGGCGGCGGGTGCGTCCCGGTTGCTGAGACGCAGCTGA
- the hisD gene encoding histidinol dehydrogenase, with protein MISRIDLRGDALPEGAALRDLLPRAEFDVEAALEKVRPICEDVHHRGTAALIEYAERFDGVVLDRVRVPEKALVEALEQLDPEVRAALEESVRRARTVHRAQRRETHTTRVVPGGTVTEKWVPVERVGLYAPGGRSVYPSSVIMNAVPAQEAGVESVALASPPQKEFGGLPHPTILAACALLGTDEVYAVGGAQAVAMFAYGTSGPDGCAPANMVTGPGNVWVAAAKRYFTGRIGIDTEAGPTEIAILADATADPAHVAADLISQAEHDPLAAAVLVTDSPGLADAVERELEPQIAATRHIEDRIVPALSGKQSAIVLVDGIEEGLRVVDAYGAEHLEIQTADAAAVADRVRNAGAIFVGPWSPVSLGDYCAGSNHVLPTGGCACHSSGLSVQSFLRGVHIVDYTREALADVAHHVVTLAEAEDLPAHGAAVKARFDWKVPPSQ; from the coding sequence GTGATCTCTCGTATCGACCTCCGCGGCGACGCCCTCCCCGAGGGCGCCGCGCTGCGCGACCTGCTGCCCCGTGCCGAGTTCGACGTGGAAGCCGCCCTGGAGAAGGTGCGGCCCATCTGCGAGGACGTGCATCATCGTGGGACGGCGGCGCTGATCGAGTACGCGGAGAGGTTCGACGGCGTGGTCCTGGACCGGGTGCGAGTGCCCGAGAAGGCCCTCGTGGAGGCGCTCGAACAGCTCGACCCCGAGGTCAGGGCCGCCCTGGAGGAGTCCGTCCGCCGGGCCAGGACCGTCCACCGCGCCCAGCGCCGCGAGACGCACACCACCCGGGTCGTGCCCGGTGGCACGGTGACCGAGAAATGGGTTCCGGTCGAGCGGGTCGGGCTGTACGCGCCGGGCGGCCGCTCGGTCTACCCCTCGTCCGTGATCATGAACGCCGTGCCCGCGCAGGAGGCCGGCGTCGAGTCCGTCGCGCTCGCTTCCCCGCCGCAGAAGGAGTTCGGCGGACTTCCGCACCCGACGATCCTCGCCGCCTGCGCGCTGCTCGGCACCGACGAGGTGTACGCCGTGGGCGGCGCCCAGGCCGTGGCGATGTTCGCGTACGGCACCTCGGGACCGGACGGGTGTGCGCCCGCGAACATGGTGACCGGTCCCGGAAACGTCTGGGTCGCCGCCGCCAAGCGCTACTTCACGGGCCGTATCGGCATCGACACCGAGGCCGGCCCCACCGAGATCGCGATCCTCGCCGACGCCACCGCCGACCCGGCTCACGTCGCGGCCGATCTGATCAGCCAGGCCGAGCACGACCCGCTGGCCGCCGCCGTGCTGGTCACCGACTCGCCCGGACTCGCGGACGCGGTCGAGCGCGAGCTGGAGCCGCAGATCGCGGCGACCAGGCACATCGAGGACCGGATCGTCCCGGCCCTGTCCGGGAAGCAGTCCGCGATCGTCCTCGTCGACGGCATCGAGGAGGGCCTGCGCGTCGTCGACGCCTACGGCGCCGAGCACCTGGAGATCCAGACCGCCGACGCGGCCGCCGTGGCCGACCGGGTGCGCAACGCGGGCGCGATCTTCGTCGGCCCCTGGTCGCCGGTCTCGCTCGGCGACTACTGCGCGGGGTCCAACCACGTGCTGCCGACCGGCGGCTGCGCCTGCCACTCCTCCGGCCTGTCCGTCCAGTCCTTCCTGCGCGGCGTCCACATCGTCGACTACACGCGCGAGGCGCTCGCCGACGTCGCCCACCACGTGGTGACCCTCGCCGAGGCCGAGGACCTCCCGGCGCACGGCGCCGCCGTGAAGGCAAGGTTCGACTGGAAGGTGCCCCCGAGCCAGTGA
- a CDS encoding histidinol-phosphate transaminase, giving the protein MSTTDVGIDDLPIREELRGKSPYGAPQLDVPVQLNTNENPYPLPEPLVERIAERVREAARGLNRYPDRDAVELRTELARYLTRTGKHPVALENVWAANGSNEVIQQLLQTFGGPGRTAIGFEPSYSMHALIARGTGTGWISGPRNDDFTIDEQAAAGAIAEHRPDVVFITSPNNPTGTAVAPETVLALHEAAQKARADGAGALVVVDEAYVEFSHRPSLLPLLEGRPNLVVSRTMSKAFGAAGLRLGYLAAHRAVVDALQLVRLPYHLSAVTQATALAALEHTDTLLKYVEKLKDERDRLVDGLRAIGFEVTDSDANFVQFGRFDGEGGAHAAWRKILDRGVLVRDNGVPGRLRVTAGTPEENDAFLDAVRALKSSVGDTPTPPKEQKR; this is encoded by the coding sequence GTGAGCACGACCGACGTCGGCATCGACGATCTGCCCATCCGCGAGGAGCTGCGCGGCAAGTCGCCGTACGGCGCGCCACAACTCGACGTGCCCGTGCAGCTGAACACCAACGAGAACCCGTACCCACTGCCCGAACCGCTCGTCGAACGGATCGCCGAGCGGGTGCGGGAGGCCGCGCGCGGCCTCAACCGCTACCCGGACCGGGACGCGGTCGAACTGCGCACCGAACTGGCCCGGTACCTCACCCGCACCGGGAAGCACCCGGTCGCCCTGGAGAACGTCTGGGCGGCCAACGGCTCCAACGAGGTCATCCAGCAGCTGCTGCAGACCTTCGGCGGGCCGGGGCGCACCGCCATCGGCTTCGAGCCGTCGTACTCGATGCACGCGCTGATCGCGCGCGGCACCGGCACCGGCTGGATCTCCGGCCCGCGCAACGACGACTTCACCATCGACGAACAGGCGGCCGCCGGCGCGATCGCCGAGCACCGGCCCGACGTCGTCTTCATCACCTCACCCAACAACCCCACCGGCACCGCCGTCGCACCGGAGACGGTCCTCGCGCTCCACGAGGCCGCCCAGAAGGCCAGGGCGGACGGCGCGGGGGCGCTCGTCGTCGTGGACGAGGCGTACGTCGAGTTCAGCCACCGGCCCTCACTGCTCCCGCTGCTCGAGGGCCGGCCGAACCTCGTCGTCTCGCGCACCATGTCCAAGGCTTTCGGCGCCGCGGGACTGCGCCTCGGCTACCTCGCCGCGCACCGCGCCGTGGTCGACGCCCTGCAGCTGGTACGCCTCCCGTACCACCTCTCTGCCGTCACCCAGGCCACCGCCCTGGCCGCCCTGGAGCACACCGACACGCTGCTGAAGTACGTCGAGAAGCTCAAGGACGAGCGGGACCGGCTGGTCGACGGGCTGCGCGCCATCGGCTTCGAGGTGACCGACTCCGACGCCAACTTCGTGCAGTTCGGGCGGTTCGACGGCGAGGGCGGTGCCCATGCCGCGTGGCGAAAGATCCTCGACCGGGGCGTACTGGTCCGGGACAACGGCGTACCGGGCCGGCTGCGGGTGACCGCCGGCACCCCCGAAGAGAACGACGCGTTCCTCGATGCGGTGCGCGCACTGAAGAGTTCCGTGGGGGACACCCCCACACCCCCGAAGGAGCAGAAGCGATGA
- the hisB gene encoding imidazoleglycerol-phosphate dehydratase HisB: protein MSRVGRVERTTKETSVVVEIDLDGTGKVDVATGVGFYDHMLDQLGRHGLFDLTVKTDGDLHIDSHHTIEDTALALGAAFKQALGDKVGIYRFGNCTVPLDESLAQATVDLSGRPYLVHTEPENMAPMIGAYDTTMTRHILESFVAQAQIALHVHVPYGRNAHHIVECQFKALARALRYASERDPRAAGILPSTKGAL from the coding sequence ATGAGCCGGGTAGGACGCGTCGAGCGCACCACCAAGGAGACGTCCGTCGTCGTGGAGATCGATCTCGACGGCACCGGGAAGGTCGATGTGGCGACCGGGGTCGGCTTCTACGACCACATGCTCGACCAGCTGGGCCGCCACGGTCTGTTCGACCTGACCGTCAAGACCGACGGCGATCTGCACATCGACAGTCACCACACCATCGAGGACACCGCCCTGGCGCTGGGTGCCGCCTTCAAGCAGGCCCTCGGCGACAAGGTCGGCATCTACCGCTTCGGCAACTGCACCGTGCCGCTGGACGAGTCGCTCGCCCAGGCGACCGTCGACCTCTCCGGCCGCCCGTACCTCGTGCACACCGAGCCGGAGAACATGGCGCCGATGATCGGCGCGTACGACACCACGATGACCCGGCACATCCTGGAGTCCTTCGTGGCCCAGGCGCAGATCGCGCTGCACGTCCACGTGCCGTACGGACGCAACGCCCACCACATCGTGGAGTGCCAGTTCAAGGCGCTGGCGCGGGCGCTGCGCTACGCCTCGGAGCGCGACCCGCGCGCAGCCGGAATCCTGCCGTCCACGAAGGGTGCCCTCTAG
- the hisH gene encoding imidazole glycerol phosphate synthase subunit HisH, whose translation MSGRKNVVVFDYGFGNVRSAERALARVGADVEITRDFDRAMNADGLLVPGVGAFSACMTGLREARGHWVVDRRLSGGRPVMGICVGMQILFERGIEHGVETEGLDEWPGVVGPLNAPVVPHMGWNTVKAPEDSEMFAGLDADARFYFVHSYAVREWDFEVTSAAMAVPKVTWATHGEPFVAAVENGALWATQFHPEKSGDAGAQLLTNWIETL comes from the coding sequence ATGAGCGGACGGAAGAACGTCGTCGTCTTCGACTACGGCTTCGGCAACGTACGGTCCGCCGAGCGGGCCCTCGCACGCGTCGGCGCGGACGTTGAGATCACCCGCGACTTCGACCGGGCGATGAACGCCGACGGGCTGCTCGTGCCGGGCGTCGGTGCCTTCTCCGCGTGCATGACGGGGCTGCGGGAGGCCCGTGGCCACTGGGTCGTCGACCGCAGGCTCTCCGGAGGCCGCCCCGTCATGGGCATCTGCGTCGGCATGCAGATCCTCTTCGAGCGCGGCATCGAGCACGGCGTCGAGACCGAAGGCCTCGACGAGTGGCCCGGGGTCGTAGGGCCGCTGAACGCCCCGGTCGTGCCGCACATGGGCTGGAACACCGTCAAGGCGCCCGAGGACTCGGAGATGTTCGCCGGCCTCGACGCCGACGCCCGCTTCTACTTCGTGCACTCCTACGCCGTGCGCGAATGGGACTTCGAGGTGACCAGCGCGGCCATGGCCGTCCCGAAGGTCACTTGGGCGACGCACGGCGAGCCCTTCGTCGCGGCCGTCGAGAACGGCGCCCTGTGGGCCACCCAGTTCCACCCCGAGAAGTCCGGCGACGCCGGCGCCCAGCTGCTCACCAACTGGATCGAGACCCTCTGA